The genome window CGCCTTCTCGGCGCTGCCCGAGGCCGCCGCGCTGGCTGCCGCCAACAAGCGTATCGGCAACCTGCTCAAGAAGGTCGAGGGCGAGCCGGGCACGGTCGACGAAGCCTTGCTCAAGGAACCGGCCGAACAGGCGCTGGCGCAAGCCGTGCGCACGCTGCGGCCGCAGGCCGAGGGCAAGTTCGCGCAGGGCGACTTCGCCGGCGCCCTGACGGTGTTGTCGCAGGCCCGCGAGCCGGTCGACGCCTTCTTCGCCGACGTCATGGTCATGGCCGAGGATCCGGCCGTGCGGGCCAACCGCCTGGCGCTGCTGGCCGAACTGCACCGCACGATGAACCACGTGGCCGATCTGTCCCGTTTGGCAACCGCCTGACATGATGAGCCCCCCCCTACGCGCTGACGCGCGCCCCTCAGGGGGCGACGCAGGCGGACCGGCAAAGCCGGATCCGCTGCGTCCCGGAGCGAGTCGCGCTCGTTTCATGCGATGCGTATCGTGCCACACCATGGATACCTGACATGCCCACCACTCCTGCCCGCCCCAAGCTGGTGGTCCTGGACCGCGACGGCGTCATCAACCAGGACAGCCCCGACTTCGTCAAATCGCCGGACGAGTGGATTCCGCTGCCCGGCGCGCTCGAAGCCATCGCCCGCATCAACCAGGCCGGCTATCGCGTCGTGGTCGCCACCAACCAGTCGGGCCTGGGCCGCGGCCTGTTCGACGCGGCCACGCTGAACGCCATCCACGCCAAGCTGCGGGCGTCGCTGGCCAAGCACGGCGGCGCCATCGACGCCATCTTCATCTGTCCGCACGCGCCGGACGAGGGCTGCGACTGCCGCAAGCCGCTGCCCGGCCTGTATCGCGAGATTGCCCGGCGCTTCGAGTCCGACTTGCACGGCGTGCCCTCGGTGGGTGATTCGGCCCGCGACCTGGAAGCCGCCGCGGCCGCCGGCTGCACGCCCTGGCTGGTGCTGACCGGCAACGGGCCCAAGACCCTCGCCAAGGGCCAGCTGCCGCCGGGAACGGTGGTCTGGAACGACCTGGGGGAAGTCGCCGACGCGCTCGAAACCGCCGCCCAGGCCGAGGAGCACTGATGCGCTGGCTTCGCTCGCTGTTGTTCTCGATCTTCTTCATCGTCACGGTGATTCCCTACGCCATTCTCTGCGTGCTGTGGCTGCCCCTGCCCCTGCGGTGGCGCTACCGGTTCACGATAGGATGGCCGCGCCTGATGATCTGGGGCGGCCGCTGGATCACCGGCATGCGCTGGCGCATCAAGGGCTGGGACAATCTTCCCGACCAGCCGGCCATCCTGCTGCCCAAGCACCAATCGACCTGGGAAACCATGTTCTTTCCCGCCTGGATGCCGCGCGAAGTCTGCTACGTGTACAAGCGCGAGCTGAACTGGGTGCCCTTCTTCGGCTGGGGCCTCGCGGGGCTGCGCATGATCGCCATCGACCGCAAGAAAGGCAGCGACGCCTTCGAGCAGGTCGTGGCGCAGGGCCGCGAACGCCTGGCCGCGGGCCGCTGGATGGTCATGTTCCCGGAAGGCACCCGCATCGCCCCGGGCAAGAAGGGCAAGTACAAGAGCGGCGGCGCGCGCCTGGCCGCGCGCACCGGCGCGCTGGTCGTGCCCATCGCCCACAACGCCGGCGAATGCTGGCCGCGCAAGACCTTCGTCAAGCGTCCCGGCCTGATCACCGTCTCCATCGGCCCGCCTATCGATCCGCAAGGCCTGACCGCCGACGAGATCAACCGCCGAGTCGAGGACTGGATCGAGGCCGAGATGCGCCAGCTCAACCCCGAGCGCTATCCGGATACCCGGGGCGCCGAACGCGCCGCCGGCTAGCCTCCATGGCCACACGCCCCGCTTCCGACACCGGCGCGCCCCCGGCTCCGCAGCGGGAGTCCGGTCCCCACTCCGCGCAGCTCGACCTGTTCGCCGAGCCGCCCCAGGCCGTGGCCGTTCCGGCGCCGCCGCCACCCGTCGCCCGCGCGCCCGCCGCGCCGCCGCCTGCCCCCGCCATCCAGTTGCCGCCCGGCGCGCGCTGGCACGAAGTGGTGGCCGAGGGACAGCGGATACGCTTCGTCCTGCAACGCTCGCGCCGCCGCACCATCGGCTTCCTGATCGGCGACGACGGCCTGCGCGTGACCGCGCCGCGCTGGGTCGGCCTGGCCGAGATCGATGGCGCCGTCCGCGAGAAGGCGCGCTGGATCCTGTCCAAGCTGCACGAATGGCAGTTGCGCCGGGAACGCCTGGCGTTGAACCAGACGCGCTGGGAAGACGGCGGCGACCTGCCCTATCTGGGCCGCCGCATCGTCATGCGCCTGGACGCGCAGCGCGACACGGCGCTGGCCACGGCCGACCTCGACGCGCCCGCCGACGGCGACGTGCTCTGGCTGGGCCTGCCGTCCGACGCGACGGCGGCCCGCATCCGCGACACCGTCCAGGCCTGGCTGCAGGGCCGCGCCCGCGTCCTGTTCGACGTCCGCCTGCTGGATTTCCTGGCCCGCACCGGCCTGACCATCAACCGCTGGCGGCTGTCGTCGGCCGCCACGCGCTGGGGATCGTGCACCAGCGAGGGCAACATCCTGCTGAACTGGCGCCTGATCCATTTCCCTGTCGGCATCATCGACTACGTCATCGCGCACGAGTTGGCGCACCTGCGCGAGATGAACCACGGCCCGGGCTTCTGGGCCGAAGTCGGCCAGCTGATGCCCGGCTTCGAGGACGCCCGCGATACCTTGCGGCGCCACGATCCGGGCAGCCTGCCGCGGTTCGACTAGGCCTGTTTACACTAGGGCCTGTTCCCCTTCCCACGATTAGCGAGGTAACCCATGCGACTACTCCACACCATGCTCCGCGTCGGCGACATGCAGCGCTCGATCGACTTCTATACCAAGGTCCTGGGCATGCGCCTGCTGCGCAGCAAGGACTACCCCGACGGCAAGTTCACGCTGGCCTTCGTCGGCTATGAAGACGAGAAGGACGGCTCCGTGCTCGAACTCACGCACAACTGGGGCGTGGAGAAGTACGACCTCGGCACCGGCTACGGCCACATCGCCGTGGCGGTGGACGACGCCTATGCCGCCTGTGACCGCGTGCGCGAACTGGGCGGCAAGGTCACGCGCGAGGCCGGTCCCATGAAGCACGGCACCACGGTCATCGCCTTCGTCGAGGACCCGGACGGCTACAAGATCGAATTCATCCAGGCCAACACCCACAAGGACTGACGCGCTATCGCGGCGGTCGCTACCGGCCCGCCGCGCGCAGTCGCTCCAGCTCGGCGAAGAAGCCGTCCACCTTCGCCTGCCCTTCCCGCCGCAACGCCTCGTCGCGCCGCGCGCATCCCTGGGCGTCTTCCAGCGCGCCGGCCTGCCCCACCTGCCGCGAGACATCCTGCACCAGCCTGCACATGGGATGGCGGCGCCGGCCGAATGCCAGCAAGGCCTGCTCCGGCGTCGCTTCCGACCCCAGCGCCTCGGCCAGCACGACCGCATCCTCGAGCGCCATCGCGCCGCCCTGTCCCATGAAGGGCGTCGACGCATGGGCGGCATCGCCGATCAGCAGGATCCGCCCGCGGTGCCAGGGCAAGGGGGCGATCACCTCCTCCACGCCGGTGTAGAGCACCTCGGCGCCTTCGCCCAGCTGATCCAGGAAGGGCGCCGCCGGGCCCCTGAACTCGGCGAAGCGCTCGCGCATCAGCGCCGGCCACTCGGCACGCTCGTACCAGGAGTCCTGGGGTTCGAGCATCACGCCGAACAGGTAGAGCTTCTCGTCGCTGATGGGCATGATGCCCAGGCGCTTGCCCGTGCCCATCATCATGATCTTGGCATCGAGGCCCCGCGGGCGGTCGTGCACGCTGCGCCAGACGCCGAAACCCGAATAGCTCGGCACCAGTTCCGGAAACGCGTCGGCCCGTACCTGGGAGCGGATGCCGTCGGCGCCGATGACGAGATCGCAGGCGACTTGCGTGCCGTCGGACAAGGCCACGCGCATCGGTCCGTCGTCCTGGCCGGACGGCAGGCTTGCCAGCGTCGTGCCGAGCTTGAGCACGATGCCCAGCTCCTCGATGCGAGCCGCCAGGATGCGATGGAGTTCGGCGCGCTTGATGCCCAGGATGGCGGGCAGCCCGTCCAGCGAGGGATAGACCGTCTCGACGATGAACGAGCCGTCCGGGCCGAAATAGCGGTTGCGTCCGCCCGGCACGGCGAACCCCGCCTGGAGGATCGGCGCAAGCACGCCGATCTCGCGCAGCGCCCGCAGGCCATTGCTGTAGATGAAGAGGCCGGAACTCTGGAATTGCCAGGCCCGCTGTTTTTCCACCATGGTCACGCGCATGCCCTGCTGCGCGAGCGCGATCGCGGCGGAACAGCCGGCGATGCCGGCGCCGACGATCAGGGCGTGGTCGATTCGAGGCATGATAATCTCCGTGTCGATGCCGTAAGTGTCGATGCCGCCGGCGCCCGCCTCAACCCTCGGGACGCCGGATCCGGGCACCAGGCGTCCGGAAATCCGCCACGCGGCCCCGCCCAGACCTCCGACCCCGCATGCACGCCTCCGGTGACCTCCTCAGCCGCCTGCTGGCCCACTGGCGATCCGATCGCGCGGTAACGGCCCGCTTCGCGCTGTCCGCGCCCTGGGCCCTGCGGTCGGACGGCGTGGAAGGCGCGCTGATCAGGATGGCGGCGGACACGCCCTACTGGATCGCCCTCGACCACGATACGCCGCAGCGGATCGAGGCCGGCGACATCCTGATGCTGCCCCACGGCGACGCCCACACCATCTCGTCCGCGCCCGGGCTGCCGGCGCGCCCCTTCCAGCCGCTGATCGCCGCGCACCAGGTCGGCGCCCACGGCGATCGGCCCATCGTGTTCTCGCACGGCGGCGACGGACCGGTCACCGGCATGTTCTCGCTCCACCTGTGGATGCCGGACAGCGGGCCGGGCACGCTGGTCGACACCCTGCCCCGCCTGATCGTGATCCGCCAGCGCGAAACGCCGGTGACCGCGGCGCTGGCGCAGACGATGGCCTCGCTGGTCGACCAGTCGCTGCTGCAACCGCCGGGGTGGCAGCTGGCCACCGCGCGCATGGCCGACCTGCTGCTGGTGCACATCCTGGGGGAACATCTGCGCACATCGGCCGAACGCCGCACCGGCATGTTGCGCGGCATGGCGGACCAGGGCATCGCCCGCGCCATGCTGGCCATCCACGACCATCCCGAGCGCCCCTGGACGGTCGCCATGCTGGCCTCGGCCTGCTATCTCTCGCGCACCGTGTTCAGCGAACGCTTCCGGCAACTGGTCGGCATGACGCCCATGCAATACCTGACCTCATACCGCATGGCCGTCGCCGCCGAGAAACTCAAGGATCCCGCCCTGACCCTGGACGAGGTTGCCGCGGCCGTCGGCTACGAATCGGACAAGGCCTTCGCGCGCGCCTTCCAGCGCTGGAACGGCATGACGCCGGCGGCCTACGCCCGCCGCCGCTGACCACCCGCCAGGCTAGGGCATGCGAGCCTCTTTTAGTGTGAACAGGCCCTAATCGCTACAATCAGCGGACTGCCGCGCCCGCCGGGCCGGCGCCTTCCCCACTCCTGTCGCGCATGCTGAACAAACTCTGGCTGGGATTTTTCATCGCCGCGGCCGCCGCCGCCCTGGCGCGCTGGGGCATCGCCCACGACCCGTCGGTCTTCCAGGCCATGGTCGCCTCGCTGTTCGCGATGGCCAAGCTGTCGGTGGAAGTCATGGTGCTGCTGTTCGGCACCATCGCGCTGTGGCTGGGCTTCCTGAAGATCGCCGAGCAGGCCGGGCTGGTCGATGCGCTGGCGCGCATCCTGGGGCCGCTGTTCGCGCGGCTCATGCCCGAGGTGCCGCGCGGCCATCCCGCCATCGGCCTGATCACGCTGAACTTCGCCGCCAACGTGCTGGGCCTGGACAACGCCGCCACGCCCATCGGCCTGCGGGCGATGAAATCGCTGCAGACGCTCAACCCCAGCACCACCACGGCCAGCAACGCGCAGATCCTGTTCCTGGTGCTCAATGCCTCGTCGCTGACGCTGCTGCCGGTCACCATCTTCATGTACCGCGCGCAGCAGGGCGCGGCCGATCCCACCCTGGTCTTCCTGCCCATCCTGCTGGCCACCAGCGCCTCGACGCTGGCCGGCTTCCTGTGCGTGGCGGCGGTGCAGCGCCTGCGGGTCTGGGATCCCGTGGTGCTGGCCTGGGTCGGCGGCACCGCGCTGCTGCTGGGCAGCTTCATGGCCTTCCTGTCCACGCTGTCGGTGGCGGCGCTGGGCGCGCTGTCCTCGCTGCTGGGTAACCTGACGCTGTTCGCGCTGATCCTGTTCTTCCTGGCCGTGGCCGCGATCCGCAAGGTTCCCGTCTACGAAAGCTTCATCGAAGGCGCCAAGGACGGCTTCGACGTGGCCAAGGGGCTGCTGCCCTATCTGGTCGCCATGCTGTGCGCGATCGGCGTGCTGCGGGCCTCGGGCGCGCTCGACTTCGTGCTGGACGGCCTGCGCCTGGCGATCCAGTGGCTGGGTTTCGACACCCGTTTCGTGGATGCCCTGCCGACCGCGCTGGTCAAGCCTTTCTCGGGCAGCGCGGCGCGCGCGCTGATGATAGAGACCATGCAGAACCACGGCGTGGACAGTTTCCCCGCGCTGCTGTCGGCCACGGTACAAGGCAGCACGGAAACCACCTTCTACGTGGTGGCGGTGTACTTCGGCGCGGTCGGCATCCAGCGCACGCGGCACGCCGTGGGCTGCGCGCTGCTGGCCGACCTGGCGGGCGTGCTGGCCGCCATCGGCGTGTGCTACTGGTTCTTCGGCTGATCGATCGGCCGCGCGCCCTTGGCGTGCGCGAACGCCCGCAGCGAATCGAGCATCAGCGCCAGCATGTGCGCCGCCGCCGGCGACAATGACCGGCCCGCGCCATGCAGCACGCCGACGCGGCGCTCGATGCGCGGCGCCGTCAACGGCACGAACGCCAGGTCGTGTTCCACCGCGGGCCGCGCCAGGGTCGGCAGCACGGTAATGCCCAGGCCCGCCTTCACGGCGGCGATCAGCGACGTGCGGTTCTTGATCACCAGATGGGGCCGCTGCAACAACGCCGCCATGCGATGCTCGCGCAGTGCGTGGAAGGTGGTGTTCTCGATGATGGGTTCGCCTTCCAGTATCCGCCAGGGTACCGACCGTCCTCGCCCCGCGATGGGATGGTCGTGGCGGCAGACGACGCCGAACGTATCCTGGGCCACGGGTATGCAGCGCAGGCCCGCGAGTTCCGCGCCCACGCCGGCGATGCCGAGCTGGGCCTCGCCGCTGGCCACCATGGGGCCGACCTGGGGCGAGGATACGTCGGCGATCTTCAGGCTGACGCCGGGATAGTCCACGGCGAAACGCCGCAGCATCAGCGGCAGCCATTCCTCCGCCAGCGACGGCATGACGGCCAGGGCGATCGAGCCCTGTTCGCCCGCGGCCAGCAGGCCGACCTCGTTCTGCACGCGGTCGTGCAGCGCCACCAGCTCGCGCAGCAGCGGCAGCACCGATTCGCCCAGGGGCGTGAGGCGGGCCTGGTGTCCATGCTCGAACAGGTTGCCGCCTATCTGCGCTTCGAGATTCTGCATGGCCAGCGTGACCGCGGCCTGGGTGCGGTGAGTGTCCTCGGCCGCCGCCCGCAGGCTTTGCCGCGTGGCGGCGATGACGAACTGACGAAGCTGGGGGATCTTGAACGCGTCGGGCATGGAGATAACGGCCGATTTCCAATAAGACTTAATTTTAATTAAAAAAGTTAAAATTGTTAAAAGTCCAGGAAGCACGGATAGTGGGCGGCATCACCACGGCCAGACCGTGGGCAACGTCAACCGGAGACTTCATGTCCACTCCCGCATCCATGTGGCCGGGCGGCGCGCGCATCGTCGTGGCGCTGACCTTCCTGGTCGAAAGCTGGTCCGAGGGCAAGGCCCCGCCCTACTCGCCCATGACGAGTCCGCCCAAGCCGGGCGCGAAGGACCTGGCCGGCATCTCCTGGTCGGAATACGGCGCGCGGGCCGGCGCCTACCGGCTGATGCGGCTGGCGCGCGACCGCGGGCTGCCCGCCACGTTCTGCGTCAACGCGCGGGTGGCAGAACTGTTTCCCGAGGTCATCCACGCCATCGTCGGCCAGGGCTTCGAGCTGGCCGGGCACAACTACGCGCAGGATGAAGTGCTGCCCGGCCTGGACGAGGCGCAGGAACGCGCCCTGATCCGCAAGAGCCTGGACATCCTGCAGCGCACCTCCGGCGTGCGGCCCCAAGGCTGGCTGAGCTCCACCATCGCGACCACCGAACGGACCGCGGACCTGCTGGCCGAGGAAGGCATGCTCTGGCACGGCGACTACAACTACCTGGACCTGCCCTGCCAGATCCAGACCCGGCACGGCGGCATGGTCGCCATTCCGCACAGCGACTTCGCCGACAACCGGGTGCTGCGTGCGGCTCCGCGCGACTTCTTCCAGTGCTACCGCGACACCTTCGATTTCCTGTATCGCAAGGAGCCGAACGCGTTCATCAACATCACCGTGCATGGCCACTTCGGCGGACGGCCGCTGATCAGCGCGATGCTGGACGAGGTGCTGGGCTACATCGCCTCCCATCCCGGCGTCTGGTTTCCCCGGCACGACGAACTGGCCCACTGGGTCAACGAAAACCGCATCGGCTTCATTTCCTATTCCGAGCGCTTCCCGCAGCAAGCCTGACACAGCGACGGCCGCCGCTCGCGCGGCCGCGACCACGAACATCAAGGAGACACCATGAACCCCATGAGGCGGGCGCTGGCCGCCCTGTGCCTGATGCCCTTGCCGGCATTGGCCGGAACCTATCCCGACCGCCCCGTCCGGGTGGTCGTGCCTTTCGCGGTGGGCGGCGCCGCGGACACGGTCGCGCGGTCCGTGGCCCAGAAGCTGGGCGAGGCGCTGGGCCAGGCCTTCATCGTCGACAATCGCGCCGGCGGCAACAGCATGATCGGCTCCGAACTGGTGGCGCGGGCCGCCCCGGACGGCTACACGCTGCTGATGCAGCTCGGGCCGCCCCACAATACGCTGCCGTTCTTCTCGCGCAACGTGCCCTACGACCCGGTCAAGGATTTCACGCCGGTGGCGATGATAGGCACGGCGCCGCAGGCCATGGTGGTCAACGCCAAGCTGCCCGTGAAAGACCTGAAGGAGTTCCTGGCCTACGCCAAGGCGCGGCCCGGCAAGCTCTCGTACGGGACGTCGGGCGTCGGTTCGTCCCAGCAGCTGGGCGGCGAACTGCTCAAGGCCTCGACCGGCATAGACATGATCCACGTGCCCTACAAGGGCGGCGCGCCGGCGCTCAACGACGTGGTGGGCGGACAGGTGCCGGTCGGCATCCTGGTGCTTTCCAACGTCTTGCCCCACGTGAAGGCGGGCAAGCTGCGCCTGCTGGGCGTGCTGCAGGCCGAACGGGCCAAGGCCGCGCCCGACGTGCCCACGCTGGCCCAGGCCGGCCTGCCCGGTTTCGCCGTACC of Pigmentiphaga sp. H8 contains these proteins:
- the gmhB gene encoding D-glycero-beta-D-manno-heptose 1,7-bisphosphate 7-phosphatase — its product is MPTTPARPKLVVLDRDGVINQDSPDFVKSPDEWIPLPGALEAIARINQAGYRVVVATNQSGLGRGLFDAATLNAIHAKLRASLAKHGGAIDAIFICPHAPDEGCDCRKPLPGLYREIARRFESDLHGVPSVGDSARDLEAAAAAGCTPWLVLTGNGPKTLAKGQLPPGTVVWNDLGEVADALETAAQAEEH
- a CDS encoding 1-acyl-sn-glycerol-3-phosphate acyltransferase encodes the protein MRWLRSLLFSIFFIVTVIPYAILCVLWLPLPLRWRYRFTIGWPRLMIWGGRWITGMRWRIKGWDNLPDQPAILLPKHQSTWETMFFPAWMPREVCYVYKRELNWVPFFGWGLAGLRMIAIDRKKGSDAFEQVVAQGRERLAAGRWMVMFPEGTRIAPGKKGKYKSGGARLAARTGALVVPIAHNAGECWPRKTFVKRPGLITVSIGPPIDPQGLTADEINRRVEDWIEAEMRQLNPERYPDTRGAERAAG
- a CDS encoding M48 family metallopeptidase, producing MATRPASDTGAPPAPQRESGPHSAQLDLFAEPPQAVAVPAPPPPVARAPAAPPPAPAIQLPPGARWHEVVAEGQRIRFVLQRSRRRTIGFLIGDDGLRVTAPRWVGLAEIDGAVREKARWILSKLHEWQLRRERLALNQTRWEDGGDLPYLGRRIVMRLDAQRDTALATADLDAPADGDVLWLGLPSDATAARIRDTVQAWLQGRARVLFDVRLLDFLARTGLTINRWRLSSAATRWGSCTSEGNILLNWRLIHFPVGIIDYVIAHELAHLREMNHGPGFWAEVGQLMPGFEDARDTLRRHDPGSLPRFD
- the gloA gene encoding lactoylglutathione lyase, which codes for MRLLHTMLRVGDMQRSIDFYTKVLGMRLLRSKDYPDGKFTLAFVGYEDEKDGSVLELTHNWGVEKYDLGTGYGHIAVAVDDAYAACDRVRELGGKVTREAGPMKHGTTVIAFVEDPDGYKIEFIQANTHKD
- a CDS encoding FAD-dependent oxidoreductase, which codes for MPRIDHALIVGAGIAGCSAAIALAQQGMRVTMVEKQRAWQFQSSGLFIYSNGLRALREIGVLAPILQAGFAVPGGRNRYFGPDGSFIVETVYPSLDGLPAILGIKRAELHRILAARIEELGIVLKLGTTLASLPSGQDDGPMRVALSDGTQVACDLVIGADGIRSQVRADAFPELVPSYSGFGVWRSVHDRPRGLDAKIMMMGTGKRLGIMPISDEKLYLFGVMLEPQDSWYERAEWPALMRERFAEFRGPAAPFLDQLGEGAEVLYTGVEEVIAPLPWHRGRILLIGDAAHASTPFMGQGGAMALEDAVVLAEALGSEATPEQALLAFGRRRHPMCRLVQDVSRQVGQAGALEDAQGCARRDEALRREGQAKVDGFFAELERLRAAGR
- a CDS encoding AraC family transcriptional regulator, translated to MHASGDLLSRLLAHWRSDRAVTARFALSAPWALRSDGVEGALIRMAADTPYWIALDHDTPQRIEAGDILMLPHGDAHTISSAPGLPARPFQPLIAAHQVGAHGDRPIVFSHGGDGPVTGMFSLHLWMPDSGPGTLVDTLPRLIVIRQRETPVTAALAQTMASLVDQSLLQPPGWQLATARMADLLLVHILGEHLRTSAERRTGMLRGMADQGIARAMLAIHDHPERPWTVAMLASACYLSRTVFSERFRQLVGMTPMQYLTSYRMAVAAEKLKDPALTLDEVAAAVGYESDKAFARAFQRWNGMTPAAYARRR
- a CDS encoding nucleoside recognition domain-containing protein → MLNKLWLGFFIAAAAAALARWGIAHDPSVFQAMVASLFAMAKLSVEVMVLLFGTIALWLGFLKIAEQAGLVDALARILGPLFARLMPEVPRGHPAIGLITLNFAANVLGLDNAATPIGLRAMKSLQTLNPSTTTASNAQILFLVLNASSLTLLPVTIFMYRAQQGAADPTLVFLPILLATSASTLAGFLCVAAVQRLRVWDPVVLAWVGGTALLLGSFMAFLSTLSVAALGALSSLLGNLTLFALILFFLAVAAIRKVPVYESFIEGAKDGFDVAKGLLPYLVAMLCAIGVLRASGALDFVLDGLRLAIQWLGFDTRFVDALPTALVKPFSGSAARALMIETMQNHGVDSFPALLSATVQGSTETTFYVVAVYFGAVGIQRTRHAVGCALLADLAGVLAAIGVCYWFFG
- a CDS encoding LysR substrate-binding domain-containing protein; this translates as MPDAFKIPQLRQFVIAATRQSLRAAAEDTHRTQAAVTLAMQNLEAQIGGNLFEHGHQARLTPLGESVLPLLRELVALHDRVQNEVGLLAAGEQGSIALAVMPSLAEEWLPLMLRRFAVDYPGVSLKIADVSSPQVGPMVASGEAQLGIAGVGAELAGLRCIPVAQDTFGVVCRHDHPIAGRGRSVPWRILEGEPIIENTTFHALREHRMAALLQRPHLVIKNRTSLIAAVKAGLGITVLPTLARPAVEHDLAFVPLTAPRIERRVGVLHGAGRSLSPAAAHMLALMLDSLRAFAHAKGARPIDQPKNQ
- a CDS encoding polysaccharide deacetylase family protein, whose protein sequence is MSTPASMWPGGARIVVALTFLVESWSEGKAPPYSPMTSPPKPGAKDLAGISWSEYGARAGAYRLMRLARDRGLPATFCVNARVAELFPEVIHAIVGQGFELAGHNYAQDEVLPGLDEAQERALIRKSLDILQRTSGVRPQGWLSSTIATTERTADLLAEEGMLWHGDYNYLDLPCQIQTRHGGMVAIPHSDFADNRVLRAAPRDFFQCYRDTFDFLYRKEPNAFINITVHGHFGGRPLISAMLDEVLGYIASHPGVWFPRHDELAHWVNENRIGFISYSERFPQQA
- a CDS encoding tripartite tricarboxylate transporter substrate binding protein, with the protein product MNPMRRALAALCLMPLPALAGTYPDRPVRVVVPFAVGGAADTVARSVAQKLGEALGQAFIVDNRAGGNSMIGSELVARAAPDGYTLLMQLGPPHNTLPFFSRNVPYDPVKDFTPVAMIGTAPQAMVVNAKLPVKDLKEFLAYAKARPGKLSYGTSGVGSSQQLGGELLKASTGIDMIHVPYKGGAPALNDVVGGQVPVGILVLSNVLPHVKAGKLRLLGVLQAERAKAAPDVPTLAQAGLPGFAVPDTWVGLLGPAGMPPAVIEKLRAGIEQALASPDLQERLETAGFEVEAHPSPEKFASLLAGSVDTYRGIVAKAGIQPE